The following are encoded in a window of Roseimaritima ulvae genomic DNA:
- a CDS encoding serine/threonine-protein kinase, which translates to MNDREQPPQADDQVTAAFPAGDLRPQETADTSVDLDQTLTTGPLAAATDPLRIGRYTVVQCLGKGGQGAVYRAVHPRLPLELAIKISAHTVDAAAHQALQDEAQILCELEHPHIARVRDLDFDSGRPFLVLDYIRGRSLDELLTSGQPSREQLVQWLASVASAIDYAHRRGILHLDLKPGNIVIDEKDTAKVIDFGMARMRGAWSDSSLEADGISGTLSYMSPEQASGRAQKIGSRSDVFALGAILYRILTGQPPFRGSSVSETLASVRECRFDADRLEALEAPRYLIEACRQAMQPDPANRFASAKAFAEAVAPAVPAPAPRRTSLSFSFLGITITLAVSCLLLMAFSVDWWSSPVDVAAVHESPSELSLTDPPPTDSLQTDVASAVMALPVEQTEPVDVAMVPMNDPRHLSPAVDPANDILRSVRTKEIGDDSRRFLNVSGEEYLALRDLLRQTIGIDGSRINLQTDLKRFLDKPAADSWSKIQQQASDDRDKLSGLIAELEQLQSSFVVDEMESYRQLTTDLGRKLRLYDQLIELDAETAVQDLPAVRKIADEFTELIQQIRQHEASLQKYLQTNRPANLPSLP; encoded by the coding sequence ATGAATGATCGCGAGCAACCTCCGCAGGCGGACGACCAGGTGACGGCAGCGTTTCCCGCGGGCGATTTGCGGCCGCAGGAAACGGCCGATACCTCGGTGGATCTGGACCAGACGCTGACGACGGGCCCGCTCGCCGCCGCCACCGACCCGCTGCGGATCGGTCGTTACACGGTCGTTCAGTGCCTGGGCAAAGGTGGCCAGGGGGCCGTCTATCGAGCCGTTCATCCGCGGTTGCCGCTCGAGCTGGCGATCAAGATCAGCGCGCATACGGTTGATGCGGCCGCGCACCAAGCCCTGCAGGACGAAGCTCAAATCCTCTGCGAACTGGAACACCCGCATATCGCTCGGGTCCGTGACCTGGATTTCGATTCCGGCCGCCCGTTCCTGGTGTTGGACTACATCCGCGGTCGCTCCTTGGATGAACTGCTGACCAGTGGCCAGCCGTCCCGGGAGCAATTGGTGCAGTGGTTGGCCAGCGTGGCCTCGGCCATCGACTACGCGCATCGCCGCGGCATCCTGCATCTGGATTTAAAGCCCGGCAACATCGTCATCGATGAAAAAGACACGGCCAAAGTGATCGACTTCGGGATGGCTCGGATGCGTGGCGCCTGGTCCGATTCGTCCTTGGAAGCCGACGGCATCAGCGGCACGCTGAGCTATATGTCGCCCGAACAGGCGTCCGGTCGAGCTCAGAAGATCGGTTCACGCAGCGACGTGTTTGCCCTCGGCGCGATCCTCTACCGGATCCTCACCGGCCAGCCACCGTTTCGCGGCAGCTCGGTCAGTGAAACGTTGGCCAGCGTTCGCGAGTGTCGCTTCGATGCCGATCGGCTGGAGGCCCTCGAGGCACCACGGTACTTGATCGAGGCCTGTCGCCAAGCCATGCAGCCGGATCCGGCAAATCGCTTTGCATCGGCCAAAGCCTTTGCCGAAGCCGTCGCGCCGGCCGTGCCAGCACCCGCCCCGCGGCGAACCTCGCTGTCGTTTTCCTTTTTGGGAATCACGATTACGTTAGCTGTATCCTGTCTGCTGCTGATGGCCTTTTCGGTCGACTGGTGGTCCTCGCCGGTCGACGTCGCGGCCGTGCATGAAAGTCCATCCGAATTGTCGCTGACGGATCCGCCGCCGACCGATTCGCTGCAGACCGATGTCGCGTCGGCGGTCATGGCATTGCCGGTCGAGCAGACCGAGCCGGTGGACGTGGCCATGGTGCCTATGAACGATCCGCGGCATCTGTCGCCAGCGGTCGATCCGGCTAACGATATACTGCGCTCGGTCCGCACTAAGGAAATCGGCGATGACTCCCGACGGTTTCTGAACGTGTCAGGCGAAGAATACTTGGCACTCCGCGATCTGTTGCGGCAGACCATCGGCATCGATGGATCTAGGATTAATCTGCAAACGGATTTGAAGCGGTTTCTGGACAAGCCCGCCGCGGACTCCTGGTCCAAGATTCAACAGCAGGCCAGCGACGATCGCGACAAGCTGAGCGGTTTGATCGCTGAACTAGAGCAGTTGCAGAGTTCGTTTGTGGTCGACGAAATGGAAAGTTATCGACAGCTGACAACCGATCTCGGCCGCAAGCTTCGGCTGTACGACCAACTGATCGAGCTGGACGCCGAAACGGCGGTGCAAGATCTGCCGGCGGTGCGAAAA
- a CDS encoding J domain-containing protein, producing MNAPADPNASDEPPWDRLPHDPRGFFDLQADDDVRSLKRAYNRLLRRFKPEKFPTEFQRIREAYEQLSEQLRYGTPDAANRSITVDTQNHEPTKSVTSTDTSATDTSANDVEYLDALLAALDPQLGDQQQGEPQSGESASVLELRKQLLLREHCSPREYLALALLSDLLPAAASAEPDPRSFSDWLLEGLRKHPDEAGLSELLKEYLSGDLAAEPRSQLLIQTAEVLSPSRFYLLTERVWDRLLQQVPFEQFKETLRKCQAAQGPTTTGRLVFYVHLLRAAIWKADEDWIAEIRDALEDSFFQLPPWTQYEMECLDALISYRGIRDRFTKLSDTARKIDQAIETYYSVAESEGDWAVLECQYAIAERGLFLARDFPLEDDLDEDRDNLLLVWQTITGEVEDRLGAESLELQPEQLTEPVQRLMLRMNERASRTERHSFGNMMVHAGLGVVLVTLVAAVCYLIRGVIDFSNAWILAGLADLGLALLALVVGAILGLVLAVIGAKGVTLLYSDVRMELLNLFRIQPLSVSEMAEVIAATEETTLDGQTVRYTNVVAKGILDDLAANFFSRSLQTLAMGEF from the coding sequence ATGAACGCCCCCGCCGATCCGAACGCCTCCGATGAACCACCCTGGGATCGCTTGCCTCACGATCCGCGAGGCTTCTTCGATCTGCAGGCCGACGACGATGTTCGCTCGCTCAAACGAGCTTACAACCGGCTGCTGCGGCGGTTCAAACCAGAAAAATTTCCCACGGAATTCCAACGGATTCGCGAAGCCTACGAACAGCTCAGCGAGCAACTGCGGTACGGCACGCCGGACGCCGCAAACCGTTCGATCACGGTCGACACGCAGAATCACGAACCAACCAAATCCGTCACTTCAACCGACACCTCAGCAACCGACACCTCAGCAAACGACGTCGAATACCTGGATGCTTTGCTCGCGGCACTCGATCCCCAATTAGGCGACCAACAGCAAGGCGAACCACAATCCGGCGAATCAGCATCGGTGCTGGAATTGCGGAAGCAACTACTGCTGCGCGAACACTGTTCGCCACGCGAGTATCTGGCTCTGGCGTTGCTGTCCGATCTGTTGCCGGCCGCCGCGTCGGCTGAGCCGGACCCACGGTCGTTTTCCGATTGGTTGCTGGAAGGCTTGCGAAAACATCCCGATGAAGCCGGCCTGTCCGAGTTGCTGAAGGAGTACCTGAGCGGGGACTTGGCGGCCGAACCGCGTTCGCAGTTGCTGATCCAAACCGCCGAAGTGTTGTCACCCAGTCGCTTTTATTTGCTCACCGAACGCGTCTGGGATCGGCTGCTGCAACAGGTGCCCTTTGAACAGTTCAAGGAAACGTTGCGCAAATGCCAGGCGGCGCAGGGACCCACCACCACCGGCCGGCTGGTGTTTTACGTGCACCTGCTGCGAGCCGCGATCTGGAAAGCCGACGAGGACTGGATCGCGGAGATTCGCGATGCCTTGGAAGACAGCTTTTTTCAGCTGCCACCTTGGACTCAATACGAAATGGAATGTCTCGACGCGTTGATCAGCTATCGCGGCATCCGCGACCGGTTCACCAAACTGTCTGACACGGCGCGGAAAATCGATCAAGCCATCGAGACGTATTATAGCGTGGCGGAATCCGAAGGCGATTGGGCGGTGCTGGAATGCCAATATGCGATCGCCGAACGGGGGTTATTTCTGGCCCGCGACTTCCCGCTGGAAGATGACTTGGATGAGGACCGCGACAACCTGTTACTGGTTTGGCAAACGATCACCGGCGAAGTCGAAGACCGGCTGGGCGCCGAGTCGCTGGAGTTGCAGCCCGAGCAGCTGACCGAACCGGTCCAGCGACTAATGTTGCGGATGAATGAACGGGCCAGCAGGACCGAACGACATTCCTTTGGCAACATGATGGTGCATGCCGGCCTGGGGGTGGTGCTGGTCACGCTGGTCGCGGCCGTTTGCTATCTGATCCGTGGCGTGATCGATTTCAGCAACGCTTGGATCCTGGCCGGTCTGGCCGACTTGGGCCTGGCCTTGCTGGCACTTGTTGTGGGGGCGATTCTGGGACTGGTATTAGCCGTCATCGGTGCCAAAGGTGTGACGCTGCTGTACAGCGACGTCCGGATGGAATTGTTGAACCTGTTCCGCATCCAACCCCTCTCGGTGTCGGAGATGGCCGAAGTGATCGCGGCCACCGAGGAGACGACGCTGGATGGACAGACGGTCCGGTATACAAACGTCGTGGCCAAAGGAATACTCGACGATCTAGCGGCCAACTTTTTTTCGCGGTCCCTGCAAACGCTAGCCATGGGGGAGTTTTGA
- a CDS encoding Hsp70 family protein: MLEGPIVGIDLGTTNSLCAIFRNGNPELIPNALGHKLTPSVVGVLPDGQIVVGQSARELQVTQPDRVAACFKRWMGTDRRIEIGGETFDSHELSSLVLRSLREDAENFLGMPVLDAVVTVPAYFNDHQRKATQLAGRMAGLNVRRIINEPTAAALTYGFHDRQAEKKLIVIDLGGGTFDVTVMDVFEGALEIVSTAGETQLGGEDFTTRLVAQVLQSQSRQLESCEMQFPRYVARLREKCEAAKRTLGQQESTTIAIPDDDGRFSDSPPTVTVRRSDLSQWFQPLVQRLERPIARALRDARLETGEISEVILVGGATRDRTVQEYVSQLFDCQPHAKVNPDEVVALGAAVQAALIVDDRAVDDMVMTDVCPFTLGVQVVKQFGNKEMPGYYLPVIHRNTTIPVSREEIVATTNANQRRVAVQIFQGESRKVSDNLPLGELLVEDIPSGPAGQPVHIRFTYDLNGILEVEAYIPQTGKKFQTVLTNHAEGLSPQELASAVNRMQQVKFYPRDNVRHQRLLRFAEKAIGEVSPFQRDELEAAIDGFEHAMESGDREWFEQMRTSLLLTLSALGLQMQDGDDE; encoded by the coding sequence ATGCTTGAAGGGCCGATTGTGGGGATTGATCTGGGAACGACCAATTCTCTGTGCGCGATCTTTCGTAATGGTAATCCCGAACTGATTCCCAATGCCCTGGGCCACAAGCTGACGCCTTCGGTGGTTGGCGTGTTACCCGATGGACAGATCGTGGTCGGTCAATCGGCTCGCGAATTGCAGGTCACTCAGCCCGACCGGGTGGCGGCCTGTTTTAAACGCTGGATGGGCACCGATCGGCGGATCGAAATCGGCGGTGAGACTTTCGACAGCCATGAACTGTCCAGTCTGGTGTTGCGATCGCTCCGCGAGGACGCCGAAAACTTCCTCGGCATGCCGGTGCTCGATGCCGTCGTCACCGTGCCGGCTTACTTTAACGACCATCAACGCAAAGCCACTCAGTTGGCCGGCCGGATGGCGGGCTTGAACGTGCGGCGGATCATCAACGAACCCACCGCCGCGGCGTTGACCTACGGCTTTCACGATCGCCAAGCCGAGAAAAAGCTGATCGTTATCGACCTCGGCGGCGGCACCTTTGACGTCACCGTGATGGACGTCTTCGAGGGCGCTCTGGAAATCGTATCAACGGCCGGCGAAACGCAGCTTGGCGGTGAAGACTTCACCACGCGGCTGGTCGCTCAGGTGCTGCAGTCCCAGTCGCGGCAGCTGGAAAGTTGTGAAATGCAGTTCCCGCGGTATGTCGCGCGGTTGCGAGAAAAATGCGAAGCCGCCAAGCGAACGCTGGGACAGCAGGAATCGACAACCATTGCGATCCCCGATGATGATGGCCGGTTCAGCGATTCACCGCCCACGGTCACGGTTCGCCGATCGGATTTAAGCCAATGGTTTCAGCCTCTGGTGCAGCGGTTGGAACGACCGATTGCCCGAGCCCTGCGAGATGCTCGCTTGGAAACCGGCGAGATCTCGGAAGTGATTTTGGTGGGCGGGGCCACGCGGGATCGGACGGTCCAGGAATATGTCAGCCAGTTGTTTGATTGCCAGCCGCACGCCAAGGTGAACCCCGACGAAGTGGTCGCCCTGGGGGCCGCTGTGCAAGCCGCCTTGATCGTCGATGATCGGGCTGTCGACGACATGGTGATGACCGACGTCTGCCCGTTTACACTGGGCGTCCAAGTCGTCAAACAATTTGGCAATAAAGAAATGCCGGGGTACTACCTGCCGGTGATCCATCGCAACACCACGATCCCCGTCTCGCGCGAAGAGATCGTGGCTACCACCAACGCCAATCAACGCCGCGTAGCGGTGCAGATCTTTCAGGGCGAATCCCGCAAGGTCAGCGATAACCTGCCGCTGGGAGAACTGTTGGTTGAAGACATCCCGTCCGGTCCTGCCGGACAACCCGTCCACATCCGCTTTACCTATGACCTGAATGGGATTCTGGAAGTCGAAGCTTACATTCCGCAGACCGGCAAAAAGTTTCAAACCGTTTTGACCAACCATGCCGAGGGACTGTCGCCGCAAGAACTCGCGTCGGCGGTCAACCGCATGCAGCAAGTCAAGTTCTATCCGCGCGACAACGTGCGGCATCAACGTCTGCTGCGGTTTGCCGAAAAAGCGATCGGCGAAGTCAGTCCTTTTCAACGCGACGAATTGGAGGCCGCCATCGATGGCTTTGAACACGCCATGGAATCCGGGGATCGCGAATGGTTCGAACAGATGCGAACAAGCTTACTGCTGACGCTGTCGGCGCTGGGACTGCAAATGCAGGATGGCGATGATGAGTGA
- a CDS encoding uracil-DNA glycosylase family protein — MDLPILLQQIRGCRECEAELPAGPRPVIQAAAGAKILIIGQAPGRRVHQSGIPWDDASGTRLRDWTGLDRETFYDPHSIAIMPMGFCYPGRGSSGDRPPRKECARLWHERLLEQLPAIELTLLIGSYAQSHYLPQQRGRTLTQNVAAWRDFTPAVFPLPHPSPRNNGWLKHHPWFVRDLLPALQQQIADLLASSA, encoded by the coding sequence ATGGATCTTCCCATACTGCTTCAACAGATCCGCGGATGTCGAGAATGCGAGGCGGAGCTTCCGGCGGGACCGCGGCCGGTGATCCAAGCCGCCGCCGGGGCGAAGATCCTGATCATCGGTCAGGCTCCCGGACGCCGCGTGCATCAGTCGGGGATTCCCTGGGACGATGCCAGCGGGACGCGTCTGCGCGACTGGACCGGCCTGGATCGCGAAACGTTTTATGACCCACATTCGATCGCCATCATGCCGATGGGATTTTGCTATCCGGGCCGCGGCAGTTCGGGCGATCGGCCGCCGAGAAAAGAATGTGCGCGGCTGTGGCATGAGCGTTTGCTTGAGCAATTACCGGCGATTGAATTGACGTTGTTGATCGGCTCCTACGCCCAATCGCATTACCTACCTCAGCAACGCGGTCGCACGTTGACCCAGAACGTGGCCGCTTGGCGGGATTTCACGCCCGCCGTTTTCCCGCTTCCCCATCCCAGTCCGCGAAACAACGGCTGGCTGAAGCATCATCCCTGGTTCGTCCGAGACCTATTGCCGGCGCTGCAACAACAAATCGCTGACCTGCTTGCATCATCGGCGTGA
- a CDS encoding N,N-dimethylformamidase beta subunit family domain-containing protein: MLMCFPRYCFFVLALAVVLCSSLHGRAEQPQPDGPFVFGYVNEQSRVAGETLAFHLSCSGKEVAISIDRVGKTRERVFDKQNISCQAHPIPDRASSDGCNWPAAFSMPVPEQWRSGCYIATVRMTGSDQAAATSILFVVRSSTPGKNSKVLLQLATNTYNAYTNWGGHSLYAYHDRDGLQGHRVSFQRPISSQFAKWELPFIQWAETNGYAIDYAVNLDLQYHPEILQHYNLVLSVGHDEYWSSEMRDNLEQYITDGGNVAFFSGNTCCWQVRCEDNGQALTCWKQWYNTDPLFRVGDQKKLSTLWSHHLIGRPENELTGVGFLWGGYHKSHGQFMDGDAAFKVHRPDHWLFEGTDLKQNNKFGSKDTIVGYECDGCELEWTDGLPFPTHRDGTPESFTVLATCPARWAPGDCYWYDRFPKDRVGAAVLGVYTRGGTVVTSGTTDWAHGLKGQDPAVVQITKNVLDRLTERQATGSKP; encoded by the coding sequence ATGCTGATGTGCTTCCCAAGATATTGCTTTTTCGTACTGGCTCTCGCCGTCGTCCTCTGCAGTTCACTCCATGGCCGCGCGGAGCAACCACAGCCCGACGGGCCGTTCGTGTTTGGATACGTCAACGAACAAAGCCGCGTTGCCGGAGAGACGTTGGCGTTTCACCTGTCGTGTAGCGGCAAGGAAGTGGCCATCTCCATCGATCGCGTCGGCAAAACGCGGGAACGTGTTTTCGACAAACAGAACATCTCCTGCCAAGCTCACCCGATTCCCGATCGCGCTTCATCCGATGGCTGCAACTGGCCGGCCGCCTTCAGCATGCCGGTTCCCGAACAGTGGCGAAGCGGTTGTTACATCGCCACGGTCCGCATGACCGGCAGCGATCAGGCCGCCGCCACGTCCATCCTGTTTGTGGTCCGTTCATCCACGCCGGGAAAAAATTCCAAGGTCCTGCTGCAGCTGGCCACCAACACCTACAACGCCTACACCAACTGGGGCGGCCACAGTCTGTATGCCTACCATGATCGAGACGGGCTGCAGGGGCACCGCGTCTCGTTCCAACGTCCGATCTCTTCTCAGTTCGCCAAGTGGGAGCTTCCCTTTATCCAATGGGCCGAAACCAACGGCTACGCGATCGATTACGCCGTCAATCTGGACCTCCAGTATCACCCCGAAATTCTGCAGCACTACAACTTGGTGCTGAGCGTTGGTCACGATGAATATTGGTCGTCGGAGATGCGTGACAATCTGGAACAGTATATTACCGACGGCGGCAACGTGGCGTTCTTCAGCGGCAACACCTGTTGTTGGCAAGTCCGCTGCGAAGACAACGGCCAGGCGCTGACGTGTTGGAAGCAGTGGTACAACACGGATCCCCTATTCCGTGTCGGCGACCAGAAAAAACTCAGCACGCTGTGGAGTCACCACTTGATCGGCCGTCCGGAAAATGAACTGACCGGCGTCGGATTTCTGTGGGGTGGCTACCATAAAAGCCACGGCCAATTTATGGATGGCGATGCGGCCTTCAAAGTCCATCGTCCGGACCACTGGCTGTTCGAAGGAACGGACCTGAAGCAAAACAACAAGTTCGGATCGAAAGACACCATCGTGGGTTATGAGTGCGACGGGTGCGAACTGGAGTGGACCGACGGCCTGCCCTTTCCGACGCATCGTGACGGCACACCGGAATCGTTTACGGTGCTCGCGACCTGCCCTGCCCGTTGGGCGCCCGGTGACTGTTACTGGTACGATCGCTTTCCAAAAGACCGCGTCGGAGCCGCCGTGCTGGGCGTTTACACCCGCGGCGGAACCGTCGTCACCAGCGGCACCACGGACTGGGCTCACGGCTTAAAAGGCCAAGATCCGGCGGTCGTGCAAATCACTAAGAACGTGCTCGACCGACTCACAGAACGCCAAGCAACAGGATCGAAACCATGA
- a CDS encoding PVC-type heme-binding CxxCH protein, with protein MIRNPLWNRPSMSLLVGCGILLGLISQLSADERLKQIEVAAGFEVQIVAAEPLVQDPVDFDWSPDGRLWVVEMADYPLGIHGDQKPGGRVRVLEDRDGDGVYDHSTLFADRLSTPNGILCWKQGVLVTAAPDVVYLEDTSGDGRADKRQVLYTGFGEGNQQHRVNGLRWGLDNWVYLANGDSGGTIVSSKTGETVELRGRDLRIRPDSGALELQSGQTQYGRNRDDWGNWFGCNNPNPIFHYVLDEHYLTRNPHLTFPAGRHDIRRGDTRVYPIGPIISHCDPQYRAIGATPRFTSACGTMIYRDNLFGPDYQNVSFTSEPVYNIVHARKLVPRGVTFESHKLQAETEEFFRSADPWSRPACIRTGPDGGLYIADMVREVIEHPQWIDDELEKTLDVRSGSRLGRIYRVVPQASPLRNVPRLDRMTTAELVQVLESSNGSQRDLAQRLLLWQSDPQAASQLRRLYETSPRPLARLHALCTLEGLAALPSPTLLLALDDAHPGIRRHAVRILESQWAHWDDAEQAAARRLLESRAADQDPMVRLQVAYSLGEIKAPWTGKLLAALLATDGEDPWLRAAILSSVHPGNLPVVTESLLADSAGPSVSLAQLMVMASRVEQTETLESILSRLSSEPQAWQTIHSWFRSIGPTKPIEQFGLSPRATAALDRILDRAKSLLEAAESSTAEKTIAVELLGYQSEQTEQDVARLESLLTPAHATALQIAAIDRLSQLNRQQTVPRLAAHWKFLSPQIRSHALSVILQNPQSTEDLLSSIQGGKIAATSLSAEQRMQLLKHRSEAIRQLATEVLQQHSQDRQAVVEAYSPAIALFDQRKTDLEQGRRLFETKCSSCHRLENRGHDVGPNLERLTNRSPKAILTAVLDPNRAVEAKYLQYQAVTLDGIIFTGKLSSESENSITLIASDGKTHELLRSDIETLQCSNESMMPVGLEEGLSVEQIASLIHYVVNTITPQAEPKERSGTDEPAR; from the coding sequence ATGATTCGCAATCCGCTTTGGAATCGCCCATCGATGTCGCTCTTGGTCGGCTGCGGCATCCTGCTGGGGCTCATTTCGCAGTTGTCCGCCGACGAACGGTTGAAGCAGATCGAAGTCGCCGCGGGGTTTGAGGTCCAGATCGTGGCTGCAGAACCGCTGGTGCAGGATCCGGTGGATTTCGACTGGAGCCCCGACGGCAGGCTGTGGGTTGTGGAAATGGCCGACTATCCGCTGGGCATCCACGGCGATCAGAAACCGGGCGGTCGTGTCCGCGTGCTGGAGGACCGCGATGGCGACGGCGTCTATGACCACTCCACACTGTTCGCCGATCGCTTGAGCACGCCCAACGGCATCCTGTGCTGGAAGCAAGGCGTGCTGGTGACCGCCGCTCCGGACGTGGTCTATCTGGAAGACACGAGCGGAGATGGCCGCGCCGACAAGCGGCAAGTGCTGTACACCGGCTTTGGCGAAGGCAACCAACAACACCGCGTCAATGGGCTGCGCTGGGGTTTGGACAATTGGGTCTATCTGGCCAATGGCGACAGCGGCGGCACGATCGTGTCGAGCAAGACCGGCGAAACGGTTGAGCTCCGCGGCCGCGACCTGCGGATTCGGCCCGACAGCGGAGCGTTAGAGTTGCAGTCGGGACAGACCCAATACGGACGCAACCGCGACGACTGGGGCAACTGGTTCGGCTGCAACAATCCCAATCCAATCTTTCATTACGTCTTGGACGAACATTATCTGACGCGGAATCCTCACCTTACTTTTCCGGCCGGGCGTCATGACATTCGTCGCGGCGATACTCGCGTTTATCCGATCGGCCCGATCATCAGCCACTGTGACCCACAGTATCGGGCTATCGGAGCGACGCCGCGTTTCACTTCCGCGTGCGGAACGATGATCTATCGCGACAATCTGTTCGGACCGGACTATCAGAACGTCAGCTTCACCAGCGAACCGGTCTACAACATCGTCCACGCCCGTAAACTGGTACCCCGCGGCGTGACGTTCGAGAGCCACAAGCTGCAGGCGGAGACCGAAGAGTTCTTCCGCTCGGCGGATCCTTGGTCGCGTCCGGCCTGCATCCGCACCGGCCCCGATGGGGGCCTGTACATCGCCGACATGGTGCGGGAAGTGATCGAACACCCTCAATGGATTGATGACGAGTTGGAGAAGACGCTGGACGTTCGCTCCGGATCGCGTCTTGGTCGTATCTATCGCGTCGTTCCCCAAGCCAGCCCGCTGCGCAACGTGCCTCGGCTGGATCGTATGACCACGGCGGAACTGGTCCAGGTGCTGGAGAGCTCCAACGGCTCTCAGCGGGACCTCGCCCAGCGACTGTTGCTGTGGCAGTCCGATCCGCAAGCCGCGTCCCAGCTGCGGCGGCTGTACGAAACCAGTCCTCGGCCGTTGGCGAGGCTACACGCGCTGTGCACCCTTGAGGGACTCGCTGCTCTTCCATCTCCGACGCTTTTGTTGGCTCTGGACGATGCCCACCCCGGCATCCGGCGGCACGCCGTGCGAATATTGGAATCCCAGTGGGCCCACTGGGACGATGCAGAGCAAGCCGCCGCAAGGCGACTGTTGGAATCGCGGGCCGCGGACCAGGACCCCATGGTGCGACTGCAGGTTGCGTACAGTTTAGGTGAGATCAAGGCGCCGTGGACGGGCAAGCTGCTGGCGGCTTTGTTGGCCACCGACGGCGAGGATCCCTGGCTGCGGGCGGCGATCCTCAGCAGCGTTCATCCGGGTAACTTGCCCGTCGTGACCGAATCCTTGCTTGCCGACAGCGCCGGACCATCCGTTTCGCTCGCCCAGTTAATGGTCATGGCGTCTCGGGTCGAACAGACGGAAACACTGGAGTCGATCCTGTCGCGGTTGTCCTCCGAACCCCAGGCTTGGCAAACCATCCATTCCTGGTTCCGATCGATCGGACCGACCAAGCCGATCGAGCAATTCGGTTTATCGCCACGAGCCACTGCCGCGCTGGACCGCATTCTGGACCGTGCGAAGTCCTTGTTGGAAGCGGCTGAAAGCAGCACCGCGGAAAAAACCATCGCCGTGGAGTTGTTGGGTTATCAAAGCGAGCAAACGGAGCAGGATGTTGCGCGTCTGGAGTCACTGTTGACGCCAGCCCATGCGACCGCCCTTCAAATTGCTGCCATCGACCGCTTGTCGCAATTGAATCGCCAGCAGACCGTTCCGCGACTGGCCGCTCATTGGAAATTCCTCAGCCCTCAAATTCGCTCGCACGCCTTGTCGGTCATACTGCAAAATCCACAGTCCACCGAAGATCTGTTGTCCAGCATCCAAGGAGGCAAGATCGCGGCGACCAGTTTGTCTGCTGAACAGCGGATGCAATTGCTGAAACATCGCTCCGAAGCGATCCGGCAATTGGCGACCGAGGTTCTGCAACAACACAGTCAAGATCGACAAGCCGTGGTGGAAGCCTATTCGCCGGCGATTGCCTTGTTTGACCAACGGAAGACCGATCTCGAACAAGGTCGCCGGTTGTTTGAAACCAAGTGCAGCAGTTGCCACCGGCTGGAGAACCGCGGACATGACGTCGGTCCCAACCTGGAACGGTTGACCAATCGTTCGCCCAAAGCGATTCTGACCGCCGTGCTCGACCCCAACCGCGCGGTGGAGGCGAAGTACTTGCAATACCAAGCCGTGACCCTTGACGGGATTATATTTACCGGGAAACTTTCGTCTGAATCGGAAAACAGCATCACGCTGATCGCCTCCGACGGGAAGACGCACGAGCTGTTGCGAAGCGACATCGAGACCTTGCAGTGTTCCAACGAATCGATGATGCCGGTCGGTCTGGAGGAAGGCCTCTCGGTCGAACAAATCGCTTCGCTGATCCACTACGTCGTCAACACCATCACGCCGCAGGCGGAGCCGAAGGAGCGGTCGGGGACCGATGAACCAGCCCGCTGA
- a CDS encoding tRNA-binding protein, with the protein MTDGHRPATLADFEKLEIRVGKIVQASPFPEGKYSTHILRIEFGDEIGTKKSLARLTPHYECDALLGRQVLCVTNFAPRQIGKHLSEVLTLGVPDADGNVVLLRPDQDVPLGGRLY; encoded by the coding sequence ATGACCGATGGCCACCGTCCCGCCACGTTGGCGGATTTTGAAAAGTTAGAAATTCGCGTGGGCAAAATCGTCCAGGCCAGCCCCTTCCCCGAAGGCAAATACTCCACCCATATCTTGCGGATCGAGTTTGGCGACGAAATCGGCACAAAAAAATCGTTGGCCCGGCTGACGCCGCATTACGAATGTGACGCGTTGCTCGGCCGGCAGGTGCTGTGCGTAACCAATTTTGCTCCGCGTCAAATCGGCAAACACCTCTCCGAAGTGCTGACCTTGGGCGTCCCCGATGCGGACGGCAACGTGGTCTTGCTGCGTCCGGATCAAGACGTGCCGCTGGGTGGGCGGCTGTACTGA